One segment of Solanum lycopersicum chromosome 1, SLM_r2.1 DNA contains the following:
- the LOC101258702 gene encoding scopoletin glucosyltransferase-like, translating to MADDQLHIFFFPLMAHGHIIPTLDMAKLFVSHGAKATIITTPLNLPIFVQSSEKIKHLGLEIYVKAIRFPAVEAGLPEGCERMDQLTSDDLVPKFFKATTMLQQQLELLLHECQPNALVADMFFPWATESAAKFDIPRLVFHGMGFFALCALENLRHYKPQKNVCSDTEPFVVPNLPHKVKLTRMKLAPYDREETEMTKFIEQVKGSEFTSFGVIVNSFYELEPDYADYYRKVLGKRSWHVGPFLLCNRKNEEKIHKSDDKHHECLQWLDTKKQNSVIYVCFGSMSNFTDSQIEEIALGLEASEQEFIWVIRKGKIPEGFEERTKEKGFIIRGWAPQTLILDHEAIGAFLTHCGWNSTLEGVSAGVPMVTWPIFAEQFLNEQLITKVLQIGVAVGAEEWSIVVDNVKSEAITKAVKCVMAGEESMEMRRRAEEVKKMANKAVEEGGSSYSDLNALFQELRTINLHN from the exons ATGGCTGATGATCagctccatatttttttctttccattGATGGCGCACGGCCACATAATTCCTACTTTGGATATGGCGAAGTTGTTCGTTTCACATGGTGCAAAGGCAACTATTATCACCACTCCTCTGAACTTACCCATCTTCGTTCAATCCAGTGAAAAAATCAAACATTTGGGGCTGGAAATTTATGTCAAAGCTATCAGATTCCCAGCAGTGGAAGCTGGTTTGCCTGAAGGATGTGAAAGAATGGATCAATTGACTTCTGATGATTTGGTACCCAAATTCTTCAAGGCCACCACCATGCTTCAACAACAACTAGAGCTATTACTCCATGAATGTCAACCCAACGCTCTCGTTGCTGACATGTTCTTCCCCTGGGCTACAGAATCTGCTGCCAAATTTGATATCCCAAGATTG GTATTTCATGGGATGGGCTTCTTTGCGCTTTGTGCTTTGGAGAACCTTAGGCATTACAAGCCTCAGAAGAATGTGTGTTCGGATACAGAACCTTTCGTTGTCCCGAATCTTCCCCATAAGGTAAAGCTCACAAGGATGAAATTAGCTCCGTATGATCGAGAAGAAACAGAAATGACTAAGTTTATTGAACAAGTGAAGGGATCCGAGTTCACAAGTTTTGGGGTTATTGTCAATAGCTTCTATGAGCTTGAACCAGATTATGCTGATTACTACAGAAAGGTTTTGGGTAAAAGATCATGGCACGTTGGACCCTTTTTGCTCTGCAACAGAAAAAACGAAGAAAAAATCCACAAAAGCGATGATAAACATCATGAGTGCTTGCAATGGCTGGACACGAAGAAACAAAATTCAGTAATCTATGTTTGTTTCGGGAGCATGTCTAACTTTACTGATTCCCAAATCGAAGAAATTGCATTAGGCCTCGAAGCTTCAGAGCAAGAATTCATATGGGTAATTAGGAAAGGCAAGATTCCAGAAGGATTCGAAGAGcgaacaaaagaaaaaggattCATCATAAGAGGATGGGCACCCCAAACGCTGATTCTTGATCACGAGGCTATAGGAGCCTTTTTAACTCACTGTGGATGGAATTCGACACTTGAAGGCGTATCAGCAGGGGTTCCAATGGTGACTTGGCCTATATTTGCAGAGCAATTCTTGAATGAGCAATTGATAACTAAAGTACTACAAATAGGAGTGGCAGTTGGGGCAGAGGAATGGAGcatagtggtggataatgtgaAAAGTGAAGCAATTACAAAGGCAGTGAAGTGTGTAATGGCTGgggaagaatcaatggaaatgAGGAGGAGAGCAGAAGAAGTTAAGAAAATGGCGAACAAGGCTGTTGAAGAAGGTGGATCATCTTACAGTGATTTGAATGCACTGTTTCAAGAACTAAGAACCATTAATTTGCACAACTAA